One genomic segment of Styela clava chromosome 3, kaStyClav1.hap1.2, whole genome shotgun sequence includes these proteins:
- the LOC120341875 gene encoding Golgi phosphoprotein 3-like: protein MSSGLIQRKTEATMAAAQMKKKESRSDDEKSDDDRMSDSGDKSMRLTLMEEVLLMGLKDREGYTSFWNDCISSGLRGCILVELALRGRIQLERQQARKRKLLDRKVRCKNDAPTGDVILDEALTHIKKGETEESVQGWIDLLSGETWNPLKLQYQLRNVRERLAKNLVEKGVLTTSKQNFVLFDMTTHPVVNDDVKASLLKRVQDAVLTKWPNDVEKMDRRTLALLYLAHSSDVLENAFQPLSDEDYDTAMRRVRFLLDLNPEEQGLRNSNNELLWAVVGVYLK from the exons ATGTCTTCTGGGCTCATTCAACGGAAGACAGAAGCTACTATGGCTGCAGCCCAGATGAAAAAGAAAGAAAGTCGTAGTGATGACGAGAAAAGTGATGATGATAG AATGTCTGATAGTGGGGACAAGTCTATGCGATTAACTTTAATGGAAGAAGTTCTTCTGATGGGTTTGAAAGATCGTGAAGGTTACACATCATTTTGGAATGATTGCATATCATCAGGATTAAGAGGTTGCATTCTGGTTGAACTTGCTTTGCGTGGAAGGATTCAGCTTGAAAGGCAACAAGCAAGGAAAAGAAAATTGTTGGATAGGAAG GTACGATGTAAAAATGACGCACCTACTGGGGATGTTATCTTAGATGAAGCTTTGACACATATTAAGAAAGGAGAAACAGAAGAATCAGTTCAG GGATGGATAGATCTGCTGTCTGGAGAAACGTGGAATCCTTTAAAATTGCAATATCAATTACGAAATGTACGGGAACGCCTTGCCAAGAACCTTGTTGAGAAAGGAGTTCTAACAACTTCAAAacagaattttgttttattcgaCATGACCACACATCCTGTTGTCAATGATGATGTAAAAGCAAGCCTTCTAAAAAGAGTTCAAGATGCTGTTTTAACTAAATGGCCAAATGATGTTGAAAAGATGGATCG TCGTACACTTGCTCTGCTCTACTTGGCTCATTCCAGTGATGTTCTCGAAAATGCGTTTCAACCTTTGTCAGATGAAGACTACGACACTGCTATGAGAAGAGTTCGCTTTTTGCTCGATCTGAACCCAGAAGAACAAGGATTACGGAACAGCAATAATGAGTTACTATGGGCAGTTGTGGgagtttatttaaaataa